A stretch of Pseudomonas sp. 7SR1 DNA encodes these proteins:
- a CDS encoding SDR family oxidoreductase: MQISLARQVALVTGASSGIGAGSARALAAAGAAVVLNYHSSAGPARELAEEINDSGGRAIALGADVAKEDQVERLFAQALETFGALDILVANSGLQKDAAAVDMSLEDWNTVIGVNLTGQFLCARAALRIFNRQGIRQGVSRAAGKIIHMSSVHQRIPWAGHVNYAASKGGIDQLMQTLAQETSHQRIRINGIAPGAIRTAINREATEGEQEQRLLELIPYGRVGEVDDVANAVVWLASDLSDYVVGTTLFIDGGMSLYPGFRDNG; the protein is encoded by the coding sequence ATGCAGATATCTCTCGCCCGACAAGTCGCCCTCGTCACCGGCGCCAGCTCCGGCATCGGCGCAGGTTCGGCCAGGGCCTTGGCGGCGGCCGGTGCCGCCGTGGTGCTCAATTATCATTCCAGTGCGGGACCGGCCAGGGAACTGGCCGAGGAAATCAACGACAGCGGCGGTCGTGCCATCGCCCTCGGCGCCGACGTGGCGAAAGAGGACCAGGTCGAACGGCTGTTCGCCCAGGCCCTGGAGACGTTCGGTGCCCTGGACATCCTGGTCGCCAATTCCGGCCTGCAGAAAGATGCCGCCGCCGTCGACATGAGCCTTGAGGACTGGAACACCGTGATCGGTGTCAACCTCACCGGCCAGTTCCTCTGCGCCCGCGCCGCCCTGAGGATTTTCAACCGCCAGGGCATTCGCCAGGGCGTATCCCGCGCCGCCGGCAAGATTATCCACATGAGTTCGGTGCATCAGCGCATCCCCTGGGCCGGGCACGTCAATTACGCAGCCTCCAAGGGCGGCATCGATCAATTGATGCAGACCCTGGCCCAGGAAACCAGCCACCAGCGCATCCGCATCAACGGCATTGCTCCCGGCGCCATCCGCACGGCCATCAACCGTGAAGCCACCGAGGGTGAACAGGAGCAAAGGCTGCTGGAGCTGATTCCCTATGGACGCGTCGGCGAAGTGGACGACGTGGCCAACGCGGTGGTCTGGCTGGCGTCGGACCTGTCCGATTACGTGGTGGGTACCACATTGTTCATCGATGGCGGGATGAGCCTTTATCCGGGGTTCCGTGACAATGGCTGA
- a CDS encoding cupin-like domain-containing protein, with the protein MDLQTILGKLFANAGAVGIEGVFQFVFGPHQAYWSEVKASSRTQAGHHASPDVTIEVAEKDFLGIMAGMANVEELFASGRLKIGGNMGLATLLPQIIDHARHGGGVVEKVDMNKRYPTPPRFSEKLTASLPTQRTVERRPRSDLSVQEFQSRYLPHGIPVVISDALRDWPLFKLSREESLVHFAELQGITRHGDYVKKTFSTERDFRSTSMADFIASLDNPAPRSADGEPPAYMGNNILPAQLMEQIKYPPYFDSSLFIPPRIWIGPKGTLTPLHRDDTDNLFAQVWGRKRFILAAPHHREALGTWSTAPQGGLDGCDFNPDAPDYQRFPAARDVTFMRITLEAGDLLFLPEGWFHQVESVSTSLSVNFWVNSGRGW; encoded by the coding sequence GTGGACCTGCAAACCATCCTGGGCAAACTGTTCGCCAATGCCGGCGCCGTTGGTATCGAAGGCGTTTTCCAATTCGTGTTCGGGCCTCATCAGGCGTACTGGTCCGAGGTCAAGGCCAGCAGTCGCACCCAGGCCGGCCACCACGCCAGTCCCGACGTGACCATCGAGGTCGCGGAAAAAGACTTCCTCGGGATCATGGCCGGCATGGCCAATGTCGAGGAGCTGTTCGCCAGCGGCCGCCTGAAGATCGGCGGCAACATGGGCCTGGCGACCCTGCTGCCGCAGATCATCGACCATGCCCGGCATGGGGGTGGCGTGGTAGAAAAAGTCGACATGAACAAGCGCTACCCCACCCCACCGCGCTTCAGCGAAAAACTCACCGCCAGCCTGCCCACCCAACGCACCGTGGAGCGGCGCCCGCGCAGCGATCTGTCGGTGCAGGAGTTCCAGTCGCGCTACCTGCCCCACGGCATCCCGGTGGTCATCAGCGATGCGTTGCGGGACTGGCCGCTGTTCAAGCTCAGCCGCGAAGAGTCCCTGGTGCACTTCGCCGAGCTGCAAGGCATCACCCGCCACGGCGACTACGTGAAGAAAACCTTTTCCACCGAACGGGACTTTCGCTCCACCTCCATGGCCGATTTCATTGCCTCCCTGGACAACCCGGCCCCCAGGAGCGCCGACGGCGAACCGCCGGCCTACATGGGCAACAACATCCTGCCGGCGCAACTGATGGAGCAGATCAAGTACCCGCCCTACTTCGATTCGTCGCTGTTCATCCCGCCGCGCATCTGGATCGGCCCCAAGGGCACCCTGACGCCCCTGCACCGGGACGACACCGACAACCTGTTCGCCCAGGTCTGGGGTCGCAAGCGCTTCATCCTCGCCGCCCCCCACCATCGCGAGGCCCTGGGCACCTGGTCGACGGCTCCCCAGGGCGGCCTGGACGGCTGTGACTTCAACCCGGATGCGCCAGACTACCAACGTTTTCCCGCCGCCCGGGACGTGACGTTCATGCGGATCACCCTGGAGGCCGGGGACCTGCTGTTCCTGCCCGAGGGCTGGTTCCACCAGGTGGAGTCGGTGTCTACCTCACTGTCGGTGAACTTCTGGGTGAACTCCGGAAGGGGCTGGTAA
- the tam gene encoding trans-aconitate 2-methyltransferase, producing the protein MSWSAKQYVTFEQERTRPARDLLAAIASMAPRSVIDLGCGPGNSTELLVQQFDGATVRGLDSSADMIAAARQRLPDVAFEVADIGQWQEPGPFDVIFANAVLQWLPDHARLLPALVDKLAPGGSLAVQMPDTLHQPSHRLMREIAASGPWASQLAGAADTRTEVEDASTYYSILKPHCARVDVWRTTYHHPLAGGAAGVVEWFKGSGLRPFLDPLDEAQRARYLEQYLKAIEQAYPALEDGTVLLPFPRVFMVATR; encoded by the coding sequence ATGAGCTGGTCCGCCAAGCAATATGTCACCTTCGAACAGGAACGCACCCGTCCGGCCCGAGACCTGCTGGCCGCCATCGCGAGCATGGCGCCCCGCTCGGTGATCGACCTGGGATGCGGCCCCGGCAATTCCACCGAACTGCTGGTGCAGCAGTTCGACGGCGCGACGGTGCGGGGCCTGGACAGTTCCGCCGACATGATCGCCGCCGCTCGCCAACGCTTGCCCGACGTGGCGTTCGAAGTGGCGGACATCGGTCAATGGCAGGAGCCCGGGCCGTTCGACGTGATCTTCGCCAATGCCGTGCTGCAATGGCTGCCCGACCATGCCCGCCTGCTCCCCGCGCTGGTGGACAAACTGGCGCCCGGAGGCAGCCTGGCGGTCCAGATGCCCGATACCCTGCACCAGCCATCCCACCGCCTGATGCGCGAAATCGCCGCCAGCGGCCCCTGGGCCAGCCAACTGGCCGGGGCGGCCGATACCCGTACCGAGGTGGAAGACGCCAGCACCTACTACTCGATCCTCAAGCCCCACTGCGCCCGTGTCGATGTGTGGCGCACCACCTACCACCATCCGTTGGCCGGCGGTGCCGCCGGGGTGGTGGAATGGTTCAAGGGCAGTGGCTTGCGGCCGTTTCTCGATCCCCTGGACGAAGCCCAGCGCGCCCGATACCTGGAGCAATACCTGAAGGCGATCGAACAGGCCTACCCCGCCCTGGAAGATGGCACGGTGCTGCTGCCGTTCCCCCGGGTGTTCATGGTTGCCACGCGTTAA
- a CDS encoding thioesterase II family protein, whose translation MTQLTLLCLPYSGASAMVYNRWRRKLPQWLQVRPVELPGRGARFDEPLHTDMGPLALQLARELLPTLQAPYALFGHSLGALLACEIAHALRELGCAEPVALFASGTAAPTMRADYDRGFAEPKTDAELIEQLRTLNGTSEEVLANEELMALTLPVLRADFLMCGHFQPRIRPPLNCPVHVLGGTTDKANTEQLIGWRRETSGSFSVDMLAGGHFFIHEHEARVLRLIKDQLSVHHRRHGLAISA comes from the coding sequence GTGACCCAACTGACCTTGCTGTGCCTGCCTTACTCGGGCGCCAGCGCGATGGTTTACAACCGCTGGCGACGCAAGTTGCCCCAGTGGCTGCAGGTGCGGCCGGTGGAGCTGCCGGGGCGCGGGGCGCGTTTCGACGAGCCGTTGCACACCGACATGGGCCCGTTGGCGCTGCAACTGGCGCGGGAACTGCTGCCGACGCTCCAGGCGCCCTACGCCTTGTTCGGTCACAGCCTGGGGGCGCTGCTGGCTTGTGAAATCGCCCACGCCTTGCGTGAGCTGGGCTGCGCCGAGCCGGTGGCGCTGTTTGCCTCGGGCACTGCCGCGCCAACGATGCGGGCCGATTACGATCGTGGTTTCGCCGAGCCGAAAACCGATGCCGAGCTGATCGAGCAACTGCGCACCCTCAACGGCACCAGCGAAGAGGTGTTGGCCAACGAAGAGCTGATGGCGCTGACGTTGCCGGTCCTGCGCGCGGACTTCCTCATGTGCGGGCATTTCCAGCCCAGGATCCGGCCGCCCCTCAACTGCCCGGTGCATGTGCTGGGAGGCACCACGGACAAAGCCAATACCGAACAACTGATCGGCTGGCGCCGGGAAACCTCGGGCAGTTTTTCGGTGGACATGCTGGCCGGCGGTCACTTCTTCATCCACGAACACGAGGCCCGGGTGCTGCGGCTGATCAAGGATCAGTTGAGCGTGCATCACCGGCGCCATGGCCTGGCGATCAGCGCCTGA